The following is a genomic window from Corvus hawaiiensis isolate bCorHaw1 chromosome 5, bCorHaw1.pri.cur, whole genome shotgun sequence.
CCCACAGCGCACCCCCAAGCTCCCCATGGCTCAGCCCCCCACAtgcagcccccacagctcctggagctgctggtgcagagGGGACCCTCCTAAGACCCCCATAGCagcccccagtccccccagacAAAGCAGGGAGTCAAGGGGGCTTTTCCACAATTTTATTCCAAAAATAAACTCGAACTGGGGGTATAAGTtatggggggcgggggggcgggaGCAGGGCTGCATTGGGGGGGCAGCGCCCACCCCCCACCCCTACCTCCTCTTGTCCTTGATGCTGTAGTGCAGCACGAGAGGCGCGGGCTGCGGGGCAAGGCAGGGGTCAGAGCTGGGGGATTCCCGCCCAGGATGCCCCTTGGGGcagagaccccaaatcccagtccAGGTACCCCCCAAGACAGGGACcgcccatcccagcccctgaCCCCTCAGGCCCAGgactccctcccagcccaagaTCCCCTTGGAGCAGAGACCCTGAACCCCAGCCCAGAAgtgccctgggacagggaccccCAACCCCAGCTCGAGGACCCTCCTGGGGCTGCACCCTGAACTTGGCCAACCCTTTTGGGGACCCCCCATTGCCTGACCCACACAGGGGCTGGGGATCTCCCCAGATCACCACTGCGGCCACCAACATTAAAGATCCTCCATCCCCCAACCCCATACTGCCCTGAACCACACCCGGAAGGTCACCCCATCACCTCCCCGGTTGGGTGAACCCCAAAATCAGAGGTTCTCGTCCCCCCTGATGCCCACCTTGCCAAACCAGCGTgagagccagagctgcttcaTTGTCATGTGGTCGGGGAGGGGCTCGTTGTCAAACAGGATCTGCACCTGCATGGGGAGGCTGCATCAGGGGGGCCAGGACACCGCTGGGGGCTGGGAACCCCCCCTGGACCCCCACTCACGtgctgcaggggcagccccagccggTGGCACAGGACCCTCCGCAGGTGTCGGATCTGCGCCCGCACCGAGCACCTCACGTACTTCTGCTGCAAGGGGCAGGGTGAGTTGGGGGACTGTGGGGGCCTTCGAAGACCCCACACCCCTCCCAGGACCCCACACACCCCCACCACGGCCAGGGTGAGAGCTGggggccaggggtgggagctgcagggacccCCACTCACCTGTAGCACAGCCTTGCTCTTGTCCTtgctggagctgtggtgggaagagaaagggaCACGTGTCCTGGGTCTCAGGGGTGGTGGCCACGCCcagtgtcccccgtgtcccctccacACCccactgaggggctgcagcccccctgGACTCACCTCAGCTTCTCCAGGCAGAGTGAGACGTGCTCGTCGTAGCGGAAATAGTGGGCGCGCGAGTGATCGAAAGTGCTGTAGGGGAGCCCCATGGGGTCACCCCCCACCGTGTCTGGGGACACAGGCGGCACCATCAGCCCCCTGCACCCCCGGCAACCCCAGCACCACGGCTGGctgccccccgtgcccccctgTCCCACCGTCACCGCTGGGCTGTGTCACCCGGTCGAGGCCACGGGACTGGTAGAACTCCCGGATCCGCTTCTCCTCACCTGCAAGGGAGAGGTGGCTCAGGGACACACCTGGGTTTATCTGCCCCTGAGGGGGGTCTCTGGCTGTCCTTGGCACCCCCTCCTCACTGCTCCCACTGCACCAGGCCCCTGCCATAGACCCTGTCCCAGTCCccatccctctctctctccctgtcccatATCCCCATTCCAGTCTCTGCTCTGCATCCTGGGccccatccccattcctgaccctctccagctccccatCCGCATCTCTGTTCCCACGGAgacacatccctgctcccaccatTCTTCCCCCAAGCCCCCCCACCCTGTGCTGCAGGCCATGCCCCCCGAGTCCCCCGTACTGTGCTGCAGGCCGGGCACCAGCTTGTAGACGATGTCCTGCATGACCCGGTCCAGTTTGAGGTTGAGCAGCGGCTGCGTCTCGTGGATCTTGGTGTTGCACATGGGGCAGTACTTGCTGGTCTGTAGGTACTTCACGATGCAGCTCTTGCAGACtggtgacagggacaggtgtGGGGGGGCTGGGACCGCACCCCAAAGGGACTCACAGCCCTCCCCAAGCCCCCCACCCAGGCGGGGACACTCACAGGTGTGCAGGCACTCGGTGATGGTGGTGGCGTCGATGAAGTACCCGGCACACAGGAAACACACGATGTGCTCGTTCAGCTCCTTCATCTTCACCTTCACCTCCTCCTGTGGGGACACCTCACTGTCACCTGGAGTGTCCCAAGACCACCCTCACCTGTCACCTGGAGACCCCCGAGACCACTCTCATCCTTCACGTGGAACCCCTTAGCCCACGGAGCTTCTCCTGCCGTTCCCTTAATATGccagaaaatgggattttggggagggttgcacctcttgctttgctttaatATGCCAGAAAACGGGATTCTGAGGGGCTGCCCCCCCTGTCTTGCCATAATATGCCAGAAAACGGGATTTTGTAGGGATGGCCCCCTGACTTCCATTATTACAccagaaaatgggattttgagAGGTTAGCCTCACTGTCTTACTTTAATATGccagaaaatgggatttttggggggctATGCCTCCTGTCTTCCATTATTACGCCACAAgacaggattttggggtgctgcACCCCCTGTCTTGCCTTAACATGCCAGAAAACAGGATGTTCTGGGGCTGACTCCCCTGTATCCCCTTATTGCACCACAAAACGAGATTTGTGGAGGGCTAGATACCCTGGTTTGCCTTATTAGGTCAGAAAATGGGATTTCGGGGGTCCGGGGACACCCCCAATCCGGTCCCGGCCCCGACCCTTGACCACGCCCCTTTCCACTGGCCCCGCCTCCCCGCACCGCCCCTCGGTCTCACAGCGCCCCCCAGCGGCGCCGCCGCGGCACCTCCCTTCCCCGCCCGAGCTGGCCCCCGGTGTCGCCACCACCGCCTCCTCCCGGTGCCTCCCGCCCTCCCGGTACGGCCGCTTGCCTCGTTCCGCAGCGGGTCCATCTTGTAGACGGCCTGGAGCTGGTTCCGCAGCCGCATGGCGATGGCCATCGGGCCCCCCTGAGGAGGCGACGCCATCTTAGAGCCGCCTCCGCCTGTGGCCTCGCGCACTTCCGGGttcggggcggggccgcggcgagCGGCGGGACTACAACTCCTAGCGTGCCCCGCGCGTTGCGAGTCGAGGCGGGCAGCGCAAGCTCGGCCGTGTGCTGACCCTTCACCACGACCCACAGGGAGAGGCCCAGGATTCCGGGACCCCCCCGACCTCGTCCGTGACCGGGGGAcccgccgggagccgccgccaCCGGACCCGCTGTGTTTAGGGGAGGGTGTTCCCGGCACTGACCAATAGCGAGAGGGCATGCTTTTGACGGACAGCAGCGGCCGCCAATCAGAGAGGGCGCTACGTGCGCGTGGTGCTGCGGAAGGCCGCCAGAGGGCAGCAGAGCAACGCGGGGGAatgggaggggcgggggggggcaaGGGGGagtgcggggggggggggggcacgggaGGGAACCGGGGGTACGGGAGGGGTCAGGGCGGGTCTgagggggtctgggggctgcGAGGGGGCACTAGAGGGGCGGGGAGTCTGAGTGGGGCGCGGGGTCCGTGCGGGGGGCTTAGGGAGTAATGGTGGGTTAGAGGGGCCCGTGGGGTGTGCAAGGTCTTTGGGGGCTCCGAGGTCTTTGGGGGTCTCGGAGGATTCGGGAGAGAACACGGGGGTGTCCCGACTGGGGCACAGGGTGAACTGCGGCGGCGAGTgccgggctgggctgagggATTCAGTGGCACAGGCAGCGGTGGGGTACCGGGGTGCTGGCAGCGTTGGGGTGCCGaggtgcaggaggagctgcagtaCCCGGGTGCTGCAGGATTGGGGATGGCACTGGCAGTTCGGGGTGCCGGGGCACTTTGGGGTGCCAGGGTGCTCGCAGTTCGGGGTTCAGGCAGGGTTGGGGTGCTGCGGTGTTGCTGGGATACCGTCGTGCTGACAGTTTGGGGTGTCGGGGTGCTGTTGGTGCTGACGTTTGGGGTGTCCGGTGCTGGGGCGCTGGCAGGGTTGAAGTGCTGGCAGTTCGGGGTGTGGGGTGCTGGAGTGATGGCAGGTTGGAGTGCCGAGGTGCCGATAGTTTGGGGTGCCAGCGGAGCAGCCCACGGCCCCACCCAGTGCAGCCGGAGCCGCGCTAATGAAGGTTTGGCTCAGGGGAAGCAGCGGCCGCGCTAATGCGGAGCCGAGACGGGTTCCCCACGGCCCCTCACAGCCTTCCACGGCCCCTCACGGGCTGTGCACCCCCCGGACTCCAGACCGGACGGCGGGGAAGGCTGCTGCCTGCCATGGAGTGGGAGCGGGCAGAGGACCACGGCGGGACCCCCGAGCAGGAGCTGGCACTCACCACCCTAGCGTGGAGCTCCTGGCACACAGCcgcgctgccagccctgctccggCACCGGCTCCGCACCGGCTGCCACGGCCAGGGACAGTGCGTGTTTGGGGCTCTTGGATGCATCTCGGTCATGATCTCGGTCCTGATCCAGGTCCAGGTTCTGGTCCCGGTCCCGGATACGGGTCGGAGCACTTATGCCTCCCCGTCACCTCAGCTGCCTCAGTGTGCCCAGTCCAATCGCGCTGTCCCTCCTGCCCGACCGAAGCGTCTAAGCCTGGCCCCGTGCGACACCGGCCGAGCCCCAGTGACCCCGGTGCTAGCCCCCCGTCCCGGGCCGCGCACGGTGTGTGGCCGGGCCCCGAGACCCCCGGGACCCCACCGGGAGCAGCACGAGCCCCTGCTGGTGCCGGTACGCCGGCGGGCAGAGGCTCCGGAccagcccccgccccgccgcccgcccacCCCCTGCCCGCGCCTCTGGGGAGGCGAGAGCGCGGCGGGGGCCGGTGACCCCCGGCTGGGGAGGGTCTGGTCCCATCTGTACCTGCCAGGAGCCAtccggggaggggcgggggcctGCAGGGGTCACAGCGGGGCCAGCGCGGCCCCGCGGAGGGGCAGCATCGCTTTCTGCCGCCGCCGTGAGGAGAatcggcaccggcaccggcaccgcacCCGGGACCGGCACCGATACCGCGAGCCCCGGCCGGGCGAGGAGCGGGGTCTGTGGGTGGCTCCGGCACGGGCCCCGCGGGACCGAGGGCAGAGTCCCGAGGCTGGGGTCCCGGCAGCCGGTACTCCCGGAGCCGCCCCCGCCAGCCGGGCACGCGCGAGGCCGCGGATCCATCTCGGCGTTAATAATTGATGGCGGGAGCcgccggggctgcgcggggctgcggggccgagGCTTTtagctcagccctgctcagaTATTCAGCTCCATTTCCGCGGCAGGGCCAGGGCGGCTCCTTCTGGGAAGTGCTGCCGGGCGCTTTCCCGGCCGGACTCCTCGTTGGGGCTGAGCGAGGCTGGGCTGAGGCTGGACACACTCATGACCGCAGTGGGCAGCGTTACggccctccccccctcccccccccccccccccccccccgtccgGTCTGTCCCACTGCACCGTGGCCGGAGCTGAGATCCTGTCCTGGCATCCCCATGGCCAGAGCTGCTGTCCTGGCCCCACATGCCGGTTCTTGGCCCTGTTAGGCGCTCTCTGGGGGCAGTGTGACTGTGGAAGGGGTGTCTGCCAGCAGGTGCCAAGGTGGGCAAGGGGCTGTGATGTTGTGGGCATGGGTCCACCAGGGTGGTGGGCAAGGTGGGCAGGGGTCCCTGTCAGGTGAATAGGGGTCCCCCAAGGAAGGCAGGGGAC
Proteins encoded in this region:
- the PCGF1 gene encoding polycomb group RING finger protein 1 isoform X2 codes for the protein MASPPQGGPMAIAMRLRNQLQAVYKMDPLRNEEEVKVKMKELNEHIVCFLCAGYFIDATTITECLHTFCKSCIVKYLQTSKYCPMCNTKIHETQPLLNLKLDRVMQDIVYKLVPGLQHSEEKRIREFYQSRGLDRVTQPSGDDTVGGDPMGLPYSTFDHSRAHYFRYDEHVSLCLEKLSSSKDKSKAVLQKYVRCSVRAQIRHLRRVLCHRLGLPLQHVQILFDNEPLPDHMTMKQLWLSRWFGKPAPLVLHYSIKDKRR
- the PCGF1 gene encoding polycomb group RING finger protein 1 isoform X1 — protein: MASPPQGGPMAIAMRLRNQLQAVYKMDPLRNEEEVKVKMKELNEHIVCFLCAGYFIDATTITECLHTFCKSCIVKYLQTSKYCPMCNTKIHETQPLLNLKLDRVMQDIVYKLVPGLQHSEEKRIREFYQSRGLDRVTQPSGDDTVGGDPMGLPYSTFDHSRAHYFRYDEHVSLCLEKLSSSKDKSKAVLQQKYVRCSVRAQIRHLRRVLCHRLGLPLQHVQILFDNEPLPDHMTMKQLWLSRWFGKPAPLVLHYSIKDKRR